From the Danio aesculapii chromosome 9, fDanAes4.1, whole genome shotgun sequence genome, one window contains:
- the LOC130234889 gene encoding UDP-glucuronosyltransferase 1A5-like yields the protein MAASVLLFCLFCLASAEAGKILIVPSDGSHWMGMKPLVEELGRRGNQVVVVIPEASLSMGPSQHTTTLTYPVPYTKAQIQEHISASVANLISTHVSTDLARFQSFVNTMDLLSNLITRNVEGLLFNKDLMKKLQDYNFDVILTDPFETVGVIAAEYLSIPTIYIQTSHPCGVDALASQCPAPPSYVPQRLTHFSDRMNLWQRSVNFVRTLVQPVACRRMFARADEIASRVLQRKTSIMEIMSHAALWFVHSDFALEFPHPLMPNMIIVGGLDNRKSEPLSQVCLQLLFRHGY from the coding sequence ATGGCTGCTTCTGTATTGCTCTTCTGTCTTTTCTGCCTGGCATCAGCAGAGGCTGGGAAGATTTTAATAGTTCCTTCAGATGGCAGCCACTGGATGGGTATGAAGCCTTTGGTGGAGGAGCTTGGCCGTAGAGGAAACCAGGTGGTGGTCGTCATCCCAGAAGCAAGTCTGAGTATGGGTCCGTCTCAGCACACCACAACTCTGACTTATCCTGTGCCCTACACCAAAGCTCAGATACAGGAGCATATCAGTGCTAGTGTTGCTAATTTGATAAGTACTCATGTATCTACAGATCTTGCCAGGTTTCAGAGTTTCGTTAACACCATGGATCTGCTTAGTAATCTTATAACACGTAACGTTGAGGGTTTGCTCTTCAACAAGGACTTGATGAAGAAACTGCAAGACTATAACTTTGATGTCATTCTCACAGATCCATTTGAGACCGTCGGAGTCATTGCTGCAGAATATCTCTCAATTCCAACCATTTACATTCAAACAAGTCATCCTTGTGGGGTTGACGCTCTTGCCAGTCAATGCCCAGCTCCACCGTCTTATGTTCCACAACGTTTAACTCACTTTTCTGACCGCATGAATCTCTGGCAAAGAAGTGTAAACTTTGTAAGGACTCTTGTTCAGCCCGTGGCCTGCAGACGGATGTTCGCTCGTGCAGATGAAATCGCTTCACGTGTTCTTCAGAGAAAAACATCTATAATGGAGATCATGAGCCATGCAGCTCTCTGGTTTGTGCATTCTGATTTTGCTTTGGAATTCCCTCATCCATTAATGCCCAACATGATCATAGTCGGAGGATTGGACAACAGGAAATCAGAACCTTTGTCACAGGTATGTCTTCAGCTGTTGTTTCGCCATGGCTATTGA